The Agromyces mangrovi genome contains a region encoding:
- a CDS encoding dihydrofolate reductase: MTDAPEPAPGLGAPSIGLIWAEARGGVIGRDGVMPWHLPEDLAHFRDVTRGAPVVMGRRTWESLPPRFRPLPGRRNIVVSREAAAAFDGAEHAASVPGALALAAAPSPMPPDRIWIIGGAELYRQTIALADRLEVTRIDADIDGDTRAPAIGPHWRLAASDPASGWHTAASGLRYRFDTLAR, translated from the coding sequence ATGACGGATGCCCCTGAGCCGGCGCCTGGTCTCGGCGCGCCGTCGATCGGCCTGATCTGGGCCGAGGCGCGTGGCGGCGTCATCGGGCGCGACGGTGTCATGCCGTGGCACCTCCCGGAGGACCTCGCGCACTTCCGTGACGTGACCCGCGGTGCCCCCGTGGTGATGGGCCGCCGCACCTGGGAGTCGCTGCCCCCGCGCTTCCGCCCGCTGCCCGGGCGTCGCAACATCGTCGTCTCGCGCGAGGCAGCGGCCGCCTTCGACGGCGCCGAGCACGCGGCATCCGTGCCCGGCGCCCTCGCGCTCGCCGCCGCGCCCTCGCCCATGCCCCCGGACCGCATCTGGATCATCGGCGGCGCCGAGCTCTACCGCCAGACCATCGCCCTCGCCGACCGCCTCGAGGTGACGCGCATCGACGCCGACATCGACGGCGACACCCGCGCCCCCGCGATCGGCCCGCACTGGCGCCTCGCCGCATCCGACCCCGCCTCCGGCTGGCACACCGCAGCCTCCGGCCTCCGCTACCGCTTCGACACCCTCGCCCGCTGA
- a CDS encoding type IV toxin-antitoxin system AbiEi family antitoxin domain-containing protein, protein MTEPHLVQRTCRDLGGVARAAELAAAGVGRRALARALADGALIRLRQGIYAMPDLDPDAAAAVRHGGALGCLSAARALGLWVLTDDDRLHVSMPPTGRSREHPDCACVLHWTGGVLRPIASIVDVLRQVLACAGPEEFFVCLESAMRLKRIDAAGVARLRARVPSWVRPLVDDAQWDADSGLESLLRFRLRPYRLRIRSQVVIPTVGRVDHVIGDRLILEADGRENHDGGSERHRDLVRDAAAAALGFDTLRFDYAQIVHDWPSVRAAILAKVDAGLHLRCADRRRFSA, encoded by the coding sequence GTGACTGAACCGCACCTCGTGCAGCGCACCTGCCGCGACCTCGGCGGCGTCGCCCGCGCCGCAGAGCTCGCCGCGGCAGGCGTAGGCCGACGCGCCCTGGCCCGCGCGCTCGCCGACGGCGCACTGATCCGGCTCCGCCAGGGGATCTACGCAATGCCCGACCTGGATCCCGACGCAGCCGCCGCCGTCCGCCACGGTGGAGCGCTCGGATGCCTCTCCGCGGCCCGCGCCCTCGGGCTCTGGGTGCTGACCGACGACGATCGCCTGCACGTGTCTATGCCCCCGACCGGGCGCTCGCGCGAGCACCCGGACTGCGCGTGCGTCCTGCACTGGACCGGCGGCGTACTCCGACCCATCGCATCGATCGTCGACGTGCTCCGCCAGGTGCTCGCGTGCGCCGGCCCGGAGGAATTCTTCGTGTGCCTGGAATCGGCGATGCGGCTGAAGCGGATCGACGCCGCCGGGGTCGCGCGCCTCCGCGCACGGGTGCCGTCCTGGGTGCGGCCACTCGTCGACGACGCCCAATGGGACGCAGACAGCGGCCTCGAGTCCCTGCTGCGGTTCCGGCTCCGCCCGTACCGGCTGCGAATCCGCTCGCAGGTGGTGATCCCGACCGTCGGTCGCGTGGACCACGTCATCGGCGACCGACTGATCCTCGAGGCGGACGGGCGCGAGAACCACGATGGTGGGTCCGAGCGACACCGAGACCTGGTCCGAGACGCGGCCGCCGCCGCGCTCGGGTTCGACACCCTTCGGTTCGACTACGCGCAGATCGTGCACGACTGGCCGTCGGTTCGTGCCGCGATCCTGGCCAAGGTCGATGCCGGCCTCCACCTGCGGTGTGCGGATCGGAGGAGATTCAGCGCCTGA
- the dapA gene encoding 4-hydroxy-tetrahydrodipicolinate synthase gives MTSPENPFGQVLVALVTPMTADGEVDWPAVERHMDHVIANGADGIVVTGTTGETSTLTDPEKIRLVEVGKDVAAGRAKIITGGGSNETAHAIELYQKSEQAGADGIMIVTPYYNKPTQAGVLTHFRMVADATDLPVILYDIPGRTGVPIRYETILRVAKHPNILAIKDAKGDFSEVSRVLNQTDLMYFSGDDSNVLPHLSIGATGLIGVTANIVPGPYRTIVDAVNAGDLKTATAAHRQLEPLVRATMTHVPGTVAAKYILHGLGRIGSPRVRLPLVGPEEWEAALIEDEIDLVRDLPGVDFRHFRPDRNAAAGGALPKIAGTTR, from the coding sequence GTGACTTCCCCGGAGAACCCGTTCGGCCAGGTGCTCGTGGCACTCGTCACCCCGATGACCGCCGACGGCGAGGTCGACTGGCCCGCGGTCGAGCGCCACATGGACCACGTGATCGCGAACGGCGCCGACGGCATCGTCGTGACCGGCACGACCGGCGAGACCTCGACCCTCACCGACCCCGAGAAGATCCGCCTCGTCGAGGTCGGCAAGGACGTCGCGGCGGGCCGCGCCAAGATCATCACGGGCGGCGGCTCGAACGAGACCGCGCACGCCATCGAGCTCTACCAGAAGAGCGAGCAGGCCGGCGCCGACGGCATCATGATCGTCACGCCGTACTACAACAAGCCCACCCAGGCGGGCGTGCTCACGCACTTCCGCATGGTGGCGGATGCCACGGACCTGCCCGTGATCCTCTACGACATCCCCGGCCGCACCGGCGTCCCGATCAGGTACGAGACGATCCTGCGCGTCGCCAAGCACCCGAACATCCTCGCGATCAAGGACGCCAAGGGCGACTTCTCCGAGGTGAGTCGCGTGCTGAACCAGACCGACCTGATGTACTTCTCGGGCGACGACTCGAACGTGCTGCCGCACCTGTCGATCGGCGCGACCGGGCTCATCGGCGTGACCGCGAACATCGTGCCCGGGCCGTACCGCACGATCGTCGACGCGGTGAACGCGGGCGACCTCAAGACCGCCACCGCCGCCCACCGCCAGCTCGAGCCGCTCGTGCGCGCCACGATGACGCACGTGCCCGGCACGGTCGCGGCGAAGTACATCCTGCACGGCCTCGGCCGCATCGGCAGCCCGCGCGTGCGCCTGCCGCTCGTCGGGCCCGAGGAGTGGGAGGCTGCACTCATCGAGGACGAGATCGACCTCGTACGCGACCTTCCGGGCGTCGACTTCCGCCACTTCCGGCCCGACCGCAACGCCGCCGCGGGCGGCGCGCTGCCGAAGATCGCCGGCACCACCCGATAG
- a CDS encoding ribonuclease J, whose product MQGEIVEPAPLEPGTLRVIPVGGLGEVGRNMTTFEIDGKILIVDCGVLFPEEHQPGVDLILPDFAPVRDRLDDIVGVVLTHGHEDHIGAVPYLLKLRADIPLIGSGLTLALVEAKLKEHRIQPYSLTVKEGQRESLGPFDLEFVAVNHSIPDALAVAITTSAGKVLATGDFKMDQLPLDGRLTDLREFARLGQEGVDLFLVDSTNADVPGFTPLERAIGPVLDQVISRAERRVIVASFSSHVHRVQQVLDAAHANGRRVALLGRSMVRNMTIAADLGYLHVPEGVLVDYKKSGDIPDDKIVYMSTGSQGEPMAVLSRMANLDHQIEVGVGDTVILASSLIPGNENAVYRVIDGLTKLGANVVHKANAKVHVSGHAAAGELLYCYNILQPKNVLPIHGEYRHLAANAALAIDTGVPAKNVFMGEDGSVFDLKDGQVRQVGQLDLGFVYVDGSTVGEITDADLKDRRILGEEGFISVIVVVDAATGRVISGPEIHARGFAEDDKVFDDVKPKIEKALADAAHNGVRDTHALQQVVRRAVGGWVSRKLRRRPMLVPLVIEA is encoded by the coding sequence ATGCAGGGCGAGATCGTCGAACCCGCACCCCTCGAGCCCGGCACGCTGCGCGTGATCCCCGTCGGCGGACTGGGCGAGGTCGGCCGCAACATGACCACCTTCGAGATCGACGGCAAGATCCTCATCGTCGACTGCGGCGTGCTCTTCCCCGAGGAGCACCAGCCCGGCGTCGACCTGATCCTGCCCGATTTCGCGCCCGTGCGCGACCGGCTCGACGACATCGTGGGCGTCGTGCTCACCCACGGCCACGAGGACCACATCGGCGCGGTGCCGTACCTGCTGAAGCTGCGCGCCGACATCCCCCTGATCGGCTCGGGCCTCACCCTCGCGCTCGTGGAGGCGAAGCTCAAGGAGCACCGCATCCAGCCGTACAGCCTCACGGTGAAGGAGGGCCAGCGCGAGTCGCTCGGCCCGTTCGACCTCGAGTTCGTCGCGGTGAACCACTCGATCCCCGACGCGCTCGCCGTGGCGATCACCACGAGCGCCGGCAAGGTGCTCGCGACCGGCGACTTCAAGATGGACCAGCTGCCGCTGGACGGCCGCCTCACCGACCTGCGCGAGTTCGCGCGCCTGGGCCAGGAGGGCGTCGACCTGTTCCTCGTCGACTCCACGAACGCGGATGTCCCGGGCTTCACCCCGCTCGAGCGGGCGATCGGGCCCGTGCTCGACCAGGTCATCTCGCGCGCCGAGCGCCGCGTCATCGTGGCGAGCTTCTCGAGCCACGTGCACCGCGTGCAGCAGGTGCTCGACGCGGCCCACGCGAACGGCCGCCGGGTGGCGCTGCTCGGACGCTCGATGGTGCGCAACATGACCATCGCGGCCGACCTGGGCTACCTGCACGTGCCCGAGGGCGTGCTGGTCGACTACAAGAAGTCGGGCGACATCCCCGACGACAAGATCGTCTACATGTCGACCGGGTCGCAGGGCGAGCCGATGGCGGTGCTCAGCCGCATGGCGAACCTCGACCACCAGATCGAGGTCGGCGTGGGCGACACGGTGATCCTCGCGTCGAGCCTCATCCCGGGCAACGAGAACGCGGTCTACCGCGTGATCGACGGGCTCACCAAGCTCGGCGCGAACGTCGTGCACAAGGCCAACGCGAAGGTGCACGTCTCCGGTCACGCGGCCGCGGGCGAGCTGCTCTACTGCTACAACATCCTGCAGCCGAAGAACGTGCTGCCGATCCACGGCGAATACCGGCACCTGGCAGCGAATGCGGCACTCGCGATCGACACCGGCGTGCCGGCGAAGAACGTGTTCATGGGCGAGGACGGCAGCGTGTTCGACCTCAAGGACGGCCAGGTCCGGCAGGTCGGCCAGCTCGACCTCGGCTTCGTCTACGTCGACGGCTCGACCGTGGGCGAGATCACCGACGCCGACCTGAAGGATCGCCGCATCCTCGGCGAGGAGGGCTTCATCTCCGTGATCGTCGTCGTCGACGCGGCGACCGGGCGGGTCATCAGCGGCCCCGAGATCCACGCGCGCGGCTTCGCCGAGGACGACAAGGTGTTCGACGACGTGAAGCCGAAGATCGAGAAGGCACTGGCGGATGCCGCGCACAACGGCGTCCGCGACACGCACGCACTCCAGCAGGTCGTGCGTCGCGCCGTCGGCGGGTGGGTCAGCCGCAAGCTGCGGCGCCGCCCGATGCTCGTGCCGCTCGTCATCGAGGCGTAG
- a CDS encoding GNAT family N-acetyltransferase has product MVASFTLRPAVPADGPFLAEMVVEAANWHAARARPKFAVLTDPAHVHYVSGWMRPGDVGVVAENPDGEAVGAAWYRIFSKDDAAHGFVATGVPELIIGVRPMWRGVGVGRALMRELVRSATAAGYVRIALSVEQGNFAEGLYRSEGFRVAEVHPPRLTMVRRLT; this is encoded by the coding sequence ATGGTGGCGTCATTCACCCTGCGTCCGGCGGTTCCCGCCGACGGGCCGTTCCTGGCCGAGATGGTCGTCGAGGCGGCCAACTGGCACGCGGCGCGCGCCCGGCCGAAGTTCGCGGTGCTGACCGACCCCGCGCACGTGCACTACGTGTCGGGCTGGATGCGTCCGGGCGACGTCGGCGTCGTCGCCGAGAACCCCGACGGCGAGGCCGTGGGCGCCGCCTGGTACCGCATCTTCAGCAAGGACGACGCGGCGCACGGCTTCGTCGCGACCGGCGTGCCCGAGTTGATCATCGGCGTGCGCCCGATGTGGCGCGGCGTCGGCGTCGGCCGCGCGCTCATGCGCGAGCTCGTCCGCAGCGCGACGGCCGCCGGGTACGTCCGCATCGCGCTGAGCGTCGAGCAGGGCAACTTCGCCGAAGGCCTGTACCGCAGCGAGGGCTTCCGCGTCGCCGAGGTGCATCCGCCGCGCCTCACCATGGTGCGCCGGCTGACCTGA